A region from the Methanobacterium sp. genome encodes:
- a CDS encoding metallophosphoesterase, protein MKRIVQMAMFLSVFFFGFLALNYYIFSRMGMLLDLSKITVYSLIFLFAMSYPTAAVLERTVSHIITRALYTIASVWMGISFFILFLLLSYEILKFIFNIPPFTAGISIIVLASVISAYAIFNSLYLEVKELEINVPNLKRDMKIVQLTDMHIGSIRNSGFITEIVKNTNALNPDIVLITGDTADGSAKLHPYMFNAIDKLKCPVFLGIGNHDVYEGLDNVLEVLKTTNIGVLMDEMVEVHDIQIIGVNYSFEQDHLKNVLSQIKIDKSKPSILMYHVPTGIEAASAAGVDLQISGHTHKGQFFPFNYLGRLVFQYFNGLYEYNGTHLYVSQGTGTWGPPMRLGSRNEITLIKLKKELKINNSVYM, encoded by the coding sequence ATGAAGAGAATAGTTCAGATGGCCATGTTCCTATCGGTATTTTTCTTTGGATTTCTAGCTCTAAATTACTATATATTCTCCAGAATGGGTATGCTCCTTGATTTATCAAAAATAACGGTTTATTCATTGATATTTTTATTTGCAATGTCTTATCCGACTGCAGCAGTACTTGAAAGGACAGTATCACATATAATTACCCGTGCTTTATATACAATTGCTTCTGTATGGATGGGAATATCATTTTTTATCTTATTTCTGCTTCTTAGCTATGAAATACTGAAATTTATATTTAATATACCTCCATTTACAGCAGGAATCTCAATCATAGTGCTTGCTTCAGTTATAAGTGCATATGCAATTTTTAACAGTCTGTATCTGGAAGTTAAAGAATTAGAAATTAATGTTCCAAATTTAAAAAGAGACATGAAAATAGTTCAACTTACAGATATGCATATAGGGTCTATACGGAATTCGGGATTTATAACAGAGATAGTTAAGAATACAAACGCTCTAAACCCGGATATTGTGTTAATAACAGGCGATACCGCAGATGGAAGTGCTAAATTACATCCATATATGTTTAATGCCATAGATAAACTTAAATGTCCAGTATTTCTTGGAATAGGTAATCATGACGTTTATGAAGGGTTGGATAATGTTCTTGAAGTTCTTAAAACCACAAATATAGGCGTATTGATGGATGAAATGGTAGAAGTCCATGACATTCAAATAATTGGTGTTAATTATTCATTTGAACAAGATCATCTTAAAAATGTGCTTTCGCAAATAAAAATAGATAAATCAAAACCTTCTATCCTAATGTACCATGTACCAACTGGAATTGAAGCTGCAAGTGCTGCAGGAGTTGATTTACAGATTTCAGGGCATACACATAAAGGACAGTTTTTCCCATTCAATTATCTGGGCCGTCTTGTTTTTCAGTATTTTAATGGGCTTTATGAATACAATGGAACGCATCTCTATGTTTCTCAGGGAACAGGGACTTGGGGCCCTCCAATGCGATTAGGCTCGAGAAATGAAATAACGCTGATAAAACTTAAAAAAGAACTGAAAATAAATAATTCAGTATACATGTAA
- the comB gene encoding 2-phosphosulfolactate phosphatase, translated as MLVTLNLEKSLSHDVGIMVDVLRASTTITVALDNFNKVFAVKDKNKAVELAKKYDAVLAGERDGATIPGFDVGNSPVEIKNFSGDTLVLTTSNGTRILKGMTAKSLVGSFVNAKAAAKLASKIAENHIEIVMAGVRGRFAIEDFLGAGEIISNLKNYELDEMAQAAYMASRDENMVNEAVINSKSALGLKKLGFFEDVKFCIKKDIYDMVPVYQNGIIKKI; from the coding sequence ATGCTAGTTACATTAAACCTAGAGAAATCGCTTTCTCACGATGTTGGAATTATGGTTGATGTCTTAAGAGCCAGTACAACAATTACAGTTGCATTAGATAATTTTAATAAAGTTTTTGCAGTTAAAGATAAGAATAAAGCCGTTGAATTAGCAAAAAAATATGATGCAGTTCTTGCAGGTGAAAGAGACGGTGCAACAATTCCAGGTTTTGATGTGGGTAATTCACCAGTTGAAATAAAAAATTTCAGCGGCGATACACTTGTTCTAACAACAAGCAATGGTACCAGAATCCTTAAAGGAATGACCGCAAAATCGCTTGTTGGATCCTTTGTAAATGCAAAAGCAGCTGCCAAATTAGCTTCTAAAATTGCAGAAAACCATATAGAAATTGTAATGGCAGGAGTTAGAGGGAGATTTGCAATTGAAGATTTTCTTGGTGCTGGAGAAATAATATCAAACCTTAAAAACTATGAACTTGATGAAATGGCTCAGGCAGCTTATATGGCATCAAGAGACGAAAATATGGTTAATGAAGCCGTGATTAATTCCAAATCAGCACTGGGGCTTAAAAAACTTGGATTTTTTGAAGATGTTAAATTCTGTATTAAAAAAGACATATATGATATGGTTCCTGTCTATCAAAATGGGATTATTAAAAAAATATAA
- a CDS encoding DegT/DnrJ/EryC1/StrS family aminotransferase produces the protein MIPIAKPFIGDEEIEEVIKVLKSGFIAQGPKVAEFEKLFADYIGIPHAIATSSGTTALHIALLCAGISKGDEVITTPFSFAATANSILYVGAKPVFVDIDPKTYNINPEKVEEAVTDKTKAIIPVHLYGQPADMDPIKKTARNHDLKVIEDAAQAHGAVYKGTNAGALGDMGCFSFYPTKNITTSEGGIITTRNADYDHDARALRAHGESERYEHVILGYNFRMTDVSAAIGVAQIKKLENFNEKRIKNAEYLTEKIKDIEGIQPPFIQKDVKHVFHQYTIRVSRNRDKLIEYLNNNGIGTGIHYPRPIYKQKLYEDLGFKANCMEAEKAAAEVISLPVHPRLSPEDLEKIVSTLKKGSKEVLNK, from the coding sequence ATGATTCCTATTGCTAAACCATTTATAGGTGATGAAGAGATTGAAGAGGTAATAAAAGTATTAAAATCAGGATTTATAGCTCAAGGACCAAAAGTAGCTGAATTTGAAAAGCTTTTTGCAGATTATATCGGAATTCCACACGCAATTGCAACCAGTTCAGGGACTACAGCATTACATATAGCCCTTCTTTGTGCAGGAATTAGTAAAGGAGATGAAGTAATTACAACTCCATTTTCATTTGCAGCAACAGCAAATTCCATACTCTATGTGGGGGCAAAACCTGTGTTTGTTGATATAGACCCCAAAACGTATAATATTAATCCGGAAAAAGTTGAAGAAGCAGTAACTGATAAAACAAAGGCAATTATACCGGTGCATCTTTACGGTCAACCGGCAGATATGGATCCAATTAAGAAAACAGCCAGAAATCATGATCTTAAAGTGATTGAGGATGCTGCACAGGCCCATGGGGCTGTTTATAAGGGCACTAATGCCGGGGCTCTTGGAGATATGGGTTGTTTCAGTTTTTATCCAACCAAAAATATCACTACCAGTGAAGGGGGAATTATAACAACCAGAAACGCTGACTATGATCATGATGCACGCGCATTAAGGGCACATGGAGAAAGTGAAAGATATGAACATGTTATTTTAGGATATAATTTCAGAATGACTGATGTTTCTGCAGCTATAGGTGTAGCTCAAATTAAAAAGCTGGAAAACTTTAATGAAAAGCGTATAAAAAATGCGGAGTATCTAACTGAAAAAATTAAAGATATAGAAGGGATTCAGCCTCCTTTTATTCAAAAAGATGTTAAACATGTATTCCATCAATATACTATAAGGGTTTCAAGAAATAGGGATAAATTGATTGAATATCTAAATAATAATGGAATTGGAACCGGGATACACTATCCAAGGCCAATTTATAAACAGAAGCTTTACGAAGATTTAGGATTTAAAGCAAATTGCATGGAAGCAGAAAAAGCAGCAGCTGAAGTAATTTCTTTACCAGTACATCCTCGTTTAAGCCCTGAAGACCTTGAAAAAATAGTTTCAACCCTTAAAAAAGGATCAAAAGAAGTATTAAATAAATAA
- a CDS encoding TRAM domain-containing protein, with translation MFGTNQGPKTAPIEEGEEYDVKIEDVGKEGDGITRINGFVVFVPDTKVGDEVKVKIVSVRRKFGFAEKI, from the coding sequence TTGTTCGGAACAAACCAAGGTCCAAAAACAGCCCCTATTGAAGAAGGGGAAGAATATGATGTTAAAATTGAAGATGTAGGTAAAGAAGGCGACGGAATTACCAGAATAAATGGTTTTGTAGTATTTGTGCCTGATACCAAAGTTGGTGACGAGGTTAAAGTAAAAATAGTTTCTGTAAGAAGAAAATTTGGTTTTGCTGAAAAAATTTAA
- a CDS encoding DUF1922 domain-containing protein translates to MYIIFRCDCGRAMYSREDVVQKKCVCGKTFKIKSRRIIARSEDVRNASEKVRELQEEKYGGAYFTTADKI, encoded by the coding sequence ATGTATATCATATTTAGATGTGACTGCGGACGTGCAATGTACTCAAGAGAGGATGTTGTGCAAAAAAAATGCGTCTGCGGCAAAACATTCAAAATAAAAAGCAGGAGAATTATTGCACGATCTGAAGACGTGCGAAATGCATCAGAAAAAGTAAGAGAATTGCAGGAAGAAAAATACGGTGGAGCATACTTTACTACCGCTGATAAAATTTGA
- a CDS encoding TIGR00269 family protein yields MVKAENFNKYLEKTVKKTIYGYDLLQKDEKVAIALSGGKDSILTLHMMDKFKDEFNLDLIAISIDEGISRYRNEGVEVARKNAEDLGIKLIEKSFLNEFNFKLDNIIGFYKSACIPCGVFRRYLLNKTAFEEGAVKIATGHNLDDEIQSFLMTFSRADFRRFSKFGPKLDAIHPKLIPRIKPLWNVLEKDVGTWAVLNNIEVHFAECPYSYTSARSKMKEYLNKMESKRKGTKLNILESFKNTFELEKKPVILYECEKCGEPSSSNVCKACEMRDEINKLIL; encoded by the coding sequence ATGGTTAAGGCTGAAAATTTTAACAAATACTTGGAAAAAACGGTTAAAAAAACCATCTATGGCTATGATTTGCTCCAAAAGGATGAAAAGGTAGCTATAGCTCTTTCTGGTGGAAAAGACAGTATTTTAACGTTACATATGATGGATAAATTCAAAGATGAATTTAATCTTGATCTGATTGCCATAAGTATTGATGAAGGGATTTCAAGGTACAGAAATGAAGGCGTAGAGGTAGCAAGGAAAAATGCTGAAGATCTGGGGATAAAACTAATTGAAAAGTCGTTTTTAAATGAATTTAATTTTAAACTTGACAATATTATTGGGTTTTATAAGAGCGCCTGTATACCTTGCGGGGTTTTTAGGAGATATTTGCTTAATAAGACGGCTTTTGAAGAAGGGGCAGTTAAAATTGCAACTGGTCACAACCTTGACGATGAAATACAATCATTTTTAATGACATTTTCAAGAGCTGATTTCAGGAGATTTTCAAAGTTCGGCCCAAAACTTGATGCAATTCACCCTAAACTCATTCCAAGGATTAAACCGCTCTGGAATGTCCTTGAAAAAGATGTGGGAACATGGGCTGTTTTGAATAATATAGAAGTACATTTTGCAGAGTGTCCATACTCATATACATCGGCAAGATCTAAAATGAAGGAATATCTAAATAAAATGGAATCAAAAAGAAAAGGAACAAAGTTAAATATACTTGAATCCTTTAAAAATACATTTGAATTAGAAAAAAAGCCCGTTATTTTATATGAATGTGAAAAATGTGGGGAACCTTCATCTTCGAATGTTTGTAAAGCATGTGAAATGCGTGATGAAATAAATAAGCTTATTCTATAG
- a CDS encoding MTH1187 family thiamine-binding protein has product MITAELTLIPIGTSSTSLSKYIASGINVLNEMGIKYEINGVGTIIETDNAEKLFDAVKAVHETIFNEGAQRVATHLKIDDRRDVEKTMEEKVKSVEQKLK; this is encoded by the coding sequence ATGATAACTGCAGAACTTACCCTGATTCCCATTGGAACCTCCAGTACAAGTTTAAGTAAATATATTGCTTCTGGAATTAATGTTTTAAATGAAATGGGAATTAAATATGAAATAAATGGAGTAGGGACTATAATAGAAACTGACAATGCTGAAAAACTATTCGATGCTGTAAAAGCTGTCCATGAAACCATATTCAATGAAGGGGCTCAGAGAGTCGCAACCCATCTTAAAATAGATGATAGAAGAGATGTTGAAAAAACAATGGAAGAGAAAGTTAAATCAGTTGAACAAAAGCTTAAATAA
- a CDS encoding methanogenesis marker 7 protein, protein MYETLTYTGGVHKHEEVTELIEDLGGFVLQENFSQMDLVITIAVPIEDVDKVKEKAKELLGTIKVAPMAGTEIAIVSPTLARQHLPHSACDISEYLRRYGAKDNMIGLSRGAGKGISRISQDEKKLIEEHDLAVFALGSFRECILNKTHLFEDMEIPVVVTGAPYMNADEIPGATAYVGGLGRIPRRLKRGENIRALRNLVSTVEGILNDKRHEIAQDPPIVPSILVKSEIENQIPAIEEIYSPSPIVSQLDGVRVKLNFDRYKDEIGNVKVDDYRLGDVSEIQKSMMYDYTLVKLLPESSIL, encoded by the coding sequence ATGTACGAAACACTGACATATACTGGTGGAGTTCACAAACATGAAGAGGTAACAGAATTAATAGAAGATCTGGGAGGATTTGTGCTGCAGGAAAACTTCAGCCAGATGGATCTTGTCATTACTATTGCTGTACCAATAGAAGATGTTGATAAAGTTAAAGAAAAAGCAAAAGAACTTCTTGGAACTATAAAAGTGGCTCCAATGGCAGGAACAGAAATTGCAATAGTATCTCCCACTCTTGCCAGACAGCATCTTCCTCATTCTGCATGCGATATTTCAGAATACCTCCGAAGATATGGTGCAAAGGATAATATGATAGGTTTATCCCGCGGAGCAGGAAAAGGCATATCCAGAATATCTCAGGATGAAAAAAAGCTCATTGAAGAGCATGATCTGGCGGTTTTTGCACTTGGAAGCTTCAGGGAATGTATACTAAACAAGACTCATCTTTTTGAAGATATGGAAATACCAGTTGTAGTAACAGGGGCACCATATATGAATGCAGACGAGATTCCAGGGGCAACAGCATATGTTGGAGGTTTGGGAAGAATTCCAAGAAGACTTAAGCGTGGAGAAAATATCAGGGCACTTAGAAACCTTGTTTCTACGGTTGAAGGTATTTTAAACGATAAACGGCATGAAATAGCTCAGGACCCTCCAATAGTTCCTTCAATACTTGTAAAAAGTGAAATAGAAAATCAGATACCTGCAATAGAAGAAATATATTCTCCTTCCCCAATTGTAAGTCAGCTTGATGGAGTAAGAGTTAAACTTAACTTTGATAGATATAAGGATGAAATTGGAAATGTCAAAGTTGACGATTACCGGTTAGGGGACGTTTCAGAAATCCAAAAATCCATGATGTATGATTATACACTGGTTAAACTGTTGCCAGAATCATCTATTTTATAA
- a CDS encoding GTP-binding protein, whose product MTTSIYNITKKGERRNIEFKERLNKNYHLQKDRKQRLASQMKYRMERGNGEAIYFVGVDDDGNLIGLNEKEIEESLFVLKRVAEEINAIILMVEKYPADNGEIARVFIGKNNGFKRDHMLVGVAGHVDHGKSTLVGTLTTGNLDNGSGRTRIFLDLQKHEIERGLSADLSFAIYGFCNDEAMRIKNPLNKKDKAKLVEKCDKLICFVDTVGHEPWLRTTIRGIVGQKLDYGLVTIAADQGPTHITREHLGIIMAMELPVIVVITKIDMVTAEKVKETKEKVFELLKLVGRVPFMIKSSDDAEFVARNDNPHLVPIINVSSLTGEGLDLLDKLFLNLKIPNKVEESLKPFMMYIDKIYSVVGVGVVVSGTIRQGKVKSGDKLLLGPDGSGKYMDVRAKSIEMHYCKKDYAEAGDVVGISIKGVNIDDIKRGMILCDYNYERSSVREFEADVAILVHPTTIKEGYECITHIETISETVAFEPLDKEFMSAGDTGKIKMRFKYRPFNIKEGQKIIFREGRSKGIGSITRIIE is encoded by the coding sequence ATGACTACCAGCATATATAATATCACAAAAAAAGGCGAAAGAAGAAATATTGAATTTAAAGAACGCCTGAATAAAAACTATCATCTTCAAAAAGATAGAAAACAACGCCTTGCATCCCAGATGAAATATAGAATGGAGCGGGGTAATGGTGAAGCTATTTATTTTGTTGGCGTTGACGATGATGGTAATCTTATAGGTCTTAATGAAAAAGAGATTGAAGAATCATTATTTGTTTTAAAAAGAGTGGCTGAAGAAATAAATGCGATTATTTTAATGGTTGAAAAATACCCTGCAGATAATGGAGAGATAGCCCGGGTGTTTATCGGGAAAAATAATGGTTTTAAACGGGATCATATGCTTGTGGGTGTTGCTGGACATGTAGACCATGGGAAAAGCACACTAGTTGGAACCCTCACAACAGGAAATCTTGATAACGGTTCTGGTAGAACAAGAATATTTCTTGATCTTCAAAAACACGAAATAGAAAGAGGCCTCTCAGCAGATCTTTCATTTGCAATCTATGGTTTCTGCAATGATGAAGCTATGCGGATAAAAAACCCTTTGAATAAAAAGGATAAGGCAAAACTGGTTGAAAAGTGTGATAAATTAATATGCTTCGTTGACACTGTAGGCCATGAACCATGGCTCAGGACAACAATACGGGGAATAGTAGGTCAAAAACTCGATTATGGGCTTGTTACAATTGCAGCCGATCAGGGGCCAACCCACATTACCAGAGAACATCTTGGAATAATAATGGCCATGGAATTACCAGTAATAGTGGTTATTACAAAAATTGACATGGTTACTGCAGAAAAGGTAAAAGAAACCAAAGAAAAGGTATTTGAACTCTTAAAACTTGTTGGAAGAGTCCCTTTTATGATAAAAAGTAGTGATGATGCTGAATTTGTCGCTCGAAATGATAATCCTCATCTTGTGCCAATTATAAATGTATCATCATTAACTGGTGAAGGATTAGATCTTCTTGACAAATTATTTTTAAATTTAAAGATTCCAAATAAGGTAGAAGAATCACTGAAGCCATTTATGATGTATATAGATAAAATATACTCTGTTGTAGGTGTTGGGGTGGTTGTAAGTGGTACAATAAGGCAGGGAAAAGTAAAGAGTGGTGATAAATTACTTTTAGGCCCCGATGGATCTGGAAAATACATGGATGTCCGGGCAAAGTCCATTGAAATGCATTACTGCAAAAAAGATTATGCAGAAGCGGGTGATGTGGTAGGAATTTCAATAAAAGGTGTTAATATTGATGATATCAAACGAGGTATGATTTTATGTGATTATAACTATGAAAGAAGTTCTGTTAGAGAATTTGAAGCTGATGTTGCCATCCTCGTGCATCCTACAACAATTAAAGAAGGTTATGAATGTATAACTCATATTGAAACTATATCAGAGACTGTGGCTTTTGAACCTCTTGATAAAGAATTTATGTCTGCTGGAGATACAGGTAAAATTAAAATGAGATTTAAATACAGACCTTTTAATATCAAAGAAGGTCAGAAAATAATATTCCGTGAGGGAAGGAGTAAAGGTATTGGTTCAATAACCAGAATTATTGAATAA
- a CDS encoding PRC-barrel domain-containing protein, with product MKIDEIKGKDVIDTEGNKIGEVEDLELDLSNRRIEGIVLREGSLSAKIGLGEQRTIPCSMVDKIGDKVLLRSGRGRSLQDLDVTTGGE from the coding sequence ATGAAAATAGATGAAATTAAAGGCAAAGATGTGATAGATACAGAAGGAAATAAAATAGGAGAAGTAGAAGACCTTGAATTAGACCTTAGTAATCGTAGAATAGAAGGAATCGTACTTAGAGAAGGAAGCCTATCAGCAAAAATAGGACTAGGCGAACAAAGAACAATACCATGCAGTATGGTGGATAAAATTGGCGATAAAGTCTTATTACGATCTGGAAGAGGCCGAAGTCTGCAAGATTTAGATGTTACAACTGGTGGAGAATAG
- a CDS encoding TraB/GumN family protein: MAPESLEIIGTAHVSAKSIEEVKNTILEKNPDVVAVELCLNRYQNLLKERQGDSAKNDFQIKELLKGDKLTLFLLSGFLSYMQRKIGDEVGVKPGSEMMAAIDAAEEVGAKVALIDRDITITLKRAIDKMTFFEKMKFVYGLIASFFSKDETIDDIDSITEGDALKEVMGYFQEMSPKAFDVLVTERDAYMAKMLLDINEENVVAVVGAGHKEGIKNYMNNPDKIPPLYKLMSLQKSRISFSKVILFSIPLIFILIFLFAFLNGINVKTSLIEYILLTGILAFAGSILSGSKIYSAITAFLAAPITVLHPLLAAGWFAGLVEAKLRKVNMDDLSDFGKCESLKDFWQNNLFRVLIVTAGANIGATIGAFLTIPNVFYPLLIKIYEIIYPILGKIFGWG, from the coding sequence ATGGCACCAGAATCACTTGAAATCATTGGAACAGCGCATGTATCAGCTAAAAGCATTGAAGAAGTGAAAAATACCATCTTAGAGAAAAATCCCGACGTTGTTGCTGTTGAATTATGCTTAAACCGTTATCAAAATTTATTGAAAGAAAGACAGGGAGATTCAGCAAAAAATGATTTTCAAATAAAAGAACTGCTTAAAGGAGATAAATTGACTCTTTTTCTTCTCAGTGGATTTTTGTCCTATATGCAGCGGAAGATAGGGGATGAAGTTGGTGTAAAACCAGGATCAGAGATGATGGCTGCAATCGATGCAGCAGAAGAAGTTGGTGCAAAAGTTGCTTTAATAGATCGTGACATAACCATAACTTTAAAACGTGCTATAGATAAAATGACTTTTTTTGAAAAAATGAAATTTGTATATGGATTAATAGCTTCCTTTTTTAGTAAAGATGAAACTATAGACGATATAGATAGTATAACTGAAGGTGATGCCTTAAAAGAGGTTATGGGATACTTCCAGGAAATGTCACCCAAAGCTTTCGATGTTTTAGTTACAGAAAGAGATGCATATATGGCTAAGATGCTTCTTGACATCAATGAAGAAAATGTTGTTGCTGTTGTTGGTGCGGGGCATAAAGAAGGGATAAAAAATTATATGAACAATCCTGATAAAATTCCGCCACTGTATAAACTCATGAGTCTTCAAAAATCCAGAATTTCATTTAGCAAAGTTATTTTATTCTCAATTCCCTTAATATTTATTTTAATTTTTTTATTTGCATTTTTAAATGGAATTAATGTTAAAACCAGTCTTATTGAATATATTCTACTTACTGGAATTCTTGCATTTGCTGGATCAATTCTTTCTGGTTCGAAGATTTATTCTGCCATTACCGCTTTTTTAGCTGCACCCATAACTGTATTACACCCTCTGCTTGCTGCAGGATGGTTTGCTGGGCTTGTAGAAGCTAAATTAAGAAAGGTAAATATGGATGATCTTTCTGATTTTGGTAAATGTGAAAGTTTAAAAGATTTCTGGCAAAATAATTTGTTCAGAGTTTTAATTGTTACAGCCGGGGCAAATATTGGGGCCACTATAGGGGCTTTTTTAACAATACCCAATGTTTTCTATCCGCTTTTAATTAAAATTTATGAAATAATTTATCCAATACTCGGTAAAATTTTCGGATGGGGATAA